One genomic region from Streptomyces sp. Li-HN-5-11 encodes:
- a CDS encoding sugar phosphate isomerase/epimerase family protein, protein MKLAFSTLGVPGLPVPDVVRLAATHGYHGVELRAHPEEPVHPGLDAGQRADVAAEFKAGGVEILGLAGYARVAAPGDDSAVLAEIDELLGLARDLGAPFVRVFPGGDPDRPREEADAVAARRLAAAAEHAADAGVRILLETHDSHRTGADAIRVLGPVGHRRVGALWDVMHTWLGGEQPSDTYAALAPHLGYVQVKDIASADDTTPLPLGSGVLPLAECVEVLSREGWDGWLCWEYEKRWYEAATPLPELLGPGREHLVRLLNESA, encoded by the coding sequence ATGAAGCTGGCGTTCTCCACTCTCGGCGTTCCCGGTCTGCCCGTCCCGGACGTGGTCCGGCTCGCGGCCACGCACGGCTACCACGGTGTCGAACTGCGCGCACACCCCGAGGAACCGGTGCACCCCGGCCTCGACGCCGGCCAGCGGGCCGACGTGGCGGCGGAGTTCAAGGCGGGCGGGGTCGAGATTTTGGGCCTCGCGGGATACGCGCGGGTCGCCGCGCCCGGCGACGACTCCGCCGTGCTCGCCGAGATCGACGAACTCCTCGGTCTGGCCAGGGACCTGGGCGCCCCCTTCGTGCGGGTCTTCCCCGGCGGCGACCCGGACCGGCCCCGTGAGGAGGCCGACGCCGTCGCGGCCCGGCGCCTGGCGGCCGCCGCCGAGCACGCCGCCGACGCCGGTGTCCGCATCCTGCTGGAGACCCACGACTCGCACCGCACCGGCGCCGACGCGATCCGCGTCCTCGGCCCGGTCGGCCACCGCCGGGTCGGCGCCCTGTGGGACGTGATGCACACCTGGCTGGGCGGCGAACAGCCCTCCGACACCTACGCCGCCCTCGCCCCGCATCTCGGATACGTGCAGGTCAAGGACATCGCCTCGGCCGACGACACCACGCCCCTCCCTCTCGGCTCCGGCGTCCTCCCCCTCGCCGAGTGCGTGGAGGTCCTCTCCCGTGAGGGCTGGGACGGCTGGCTGTGCTGGGAGTACGAGAAGCGGTGGTACGAGGCGGCGACGCCGCTGCCGGAGCTGCTGGGGCCGGGGCGGGAGCATCTGGTGCGACTGCTGAACGAATCGGCGTGA
- a CDS encoding dihydrodipicolinate synthase family protein, with protein sequence MTIHLPDFKGGIRAYEPRTEPFAPTSGTPFTSRTVFSAAHVVADPYADVSPDSPAAVDWDATLAFRRHLWSHGLGVAEAMDTAQRGMGLDWAGAAELIRRSAAEAKAVGGRIACGVGTDQITGGTLAEIRAAYEEQLAVVEEAGAQAILMASRALAAAARGPEDYLDVYGHLLRQAAEPVVLHWLGPMFDPALEGYWGSSDLDAATSTFLEVIAAHPDKVDGVKISLLDAQREIDLRRRLPDGVRCYTGDDFNYPELIAGDEQGFSHALLGIFDPLGPLAAEAVRILDTGDTDGFRALLDPTVELSRHLFQTPTRFYKTGVVLLAWLAGHQSHFTMVGGLQSARSLPHLARAYELADGLGLFPDPKLAEERMKNLLSLYGVSQ encoded by the coding sequence GTGACCATCCACCTGCCGGACTTCAAGGGCGGCATCAGGGCCTACGAGCCCCGAACCGAGCCCTTCGCCCCCACCTCGGGCACCCCCTTCACCTCCCGCACGGTCTTCTCCGCGGCGCACGTCGTCGCCGACCCGTACGCGGACGTCTCCCCCGACTCGCCCGCCGCCGTCGACTGGGACGCCACCCTCGCCTTCCGCCGCCACCTGTGGTCCCACGGCCTCGGCGTCGCCGAGGCCATGGACACCGCGCAGCGCGGCATGGGCCTGGACTGGGCGGGCGCGGCCGAACTGATCCGCCGCAGCGCCGCCGAGGCGAAGGCCGTCGGCGGCCGGATCGCCTGCGGGGTGGGCACCGACCAGATCACCGGCGGCACGCTCGCGGAGATCCGCGCCGCGTACGAGGAGCAGCTCGCGGTGGTGGAGGAGGCGGGCGCGCAGGCGATCCTCATGGCCTCCCGGGCCCTCGCTGCCGCCGCGCGCGGCCCCGAGGACTACCTGGACGTCTACGGCCACCTGCTCCGCCAGGCCGCCGAACCGGTCGTCCTGCACTGGCTCGGCCCCATGTTCGACCCGGCGCTGGAGGGCTACTGGGGCTCGTCCGACCTGGACGCGGCCACGTCCACCTTCCTCGAGGTCATCGCCGCCCACCCCGACAAGGTCGACGGCGTCAAGATCTCCCTGCTGGACGCCCAGCGCGAGATCGACCTGCGCCGCAGGCTCCCCGACGGCGTCCGCTGCTACACCGGCGACGACTTCAACTACCCCGAGCTGATCGCGGGCGACGAGCAGGGCTTCAGCCACGCCCTCCTCGGCATCTTCGACCCGCTGGGCCCGCTCGCGGCCGAGGCGGTACGCATCCTGGACACGGGCGACACGGACGGGTTCCGGGCGCTCCTCGACCCCACGGTCGAACTCTCCCGCCACCTCTTCCAGACCCCCACCCGCTTCTACAAGACCGGCGTCGTCCTCCTCGCCTGGCTCGCCGGCCACCAGTCCCACTTCACGATGGTCGGCGGTCTGCAGTCCGCCCGCTCCCTCCCGCACCTCGCCCGCGCCTACGAACTCGCCGACGGCCTCGGCCTGTTCCCGGATCCCAAGCTCGCCGAGGAGCGGATGAAGAACCTGCTGTCGCTGTACGGGGTGAGCCAGTGA
- a CDS encoding GNAT family protein: MTFTLQAPVLEGTLVRLEPLEHRHAAELAMAAEEDRDTYAFTWVPRAQEAEAYIDAAFARAAAGRLAPYAQISLATGRAVGVTAYLEPRSWRTDDRLDAVEVGFTWLARSAQGTGVNAEAKLLLFRHAFEEWQVSRIDLKTDARNTRSRAAIESVGARFEGVLRNWSRSWVPGEEGRLRDSAMYSITAAEWPERRPLLEARVRKSAGTAGRTAG; encoded by the coding sequence GTGACGTTCACTCTGCAGGCGCCGGTCCTGGAAGGCACCCTCGTGCGGCTTGAGCCGCTGGAGCACCGGCACGCGGCCGAACTGGCGATGGCGGCGGAGGAGGACCGGGACACGTACGCGTTCACGTGGGTGCCCCGGGCCCAGGAGGCCGAGGCGTACATCGACGCCGCGTTCGCCCGCGCGGCGGCCGGCCGGCTCGCTCCGTACGCCCAGATCTCCCTCGCCACGGGACGCGCGGTCGGTGTCACGGCCTACTTGGAGCCTCGCTCCTGGAGGACGGACGACCGGCTCGACGCCGTCGAGGTCGGCTTCACCTGGCTCGCCCGCTCCGCCCAGGGCACGGGCGTCAACGCCGAGGCGAAGCTGCTGCTCTTCCGCCACGCCTTCGAGGAGTGGCAGGTCTCCCGCATCGACCTCAAGACCGACGCCCGCAACACCCGCTCCCGTGCGGCGATCGAAAGCGTCGGCGCCCGCTTCGAGGGCGTCCTGCGCAACTGGTCCCGCTCCTGGGTGCCGGGCGAGGAGGGCCGCCTGCGCGACTCGGCGATGTACTCGATCACCGCGGCGGAGTGGCCCGAGCGCCGGCCGCTGCTGGAGGCGAGGGTGCGGAAGTCGGCCGGGACGGCGGGCAGGACGGCCGGGTAG
- a CDS encoding LysR family transcriptional regulator, with translation MLDLQRLRALHAVSVHGTVGAAAVALGYTSSAVSQQIAKLERETRTVLLEREGRGVRLTDEAWQLASTAQKLLAIVEEAETELEERRGVPAGRLTVAAFASAARGLMPPVLADLARRHPALDARLSEIDPHLSVDLVAKGAVDLAVAHDWDIAPLPAPAGVEQAVIGDDLCDLLVPAGHPFAGREAVRRSELGGERWICQPPGRVCHDWLLRTLRAAGHEPDVVHQADENPTLVALVAAGLGVALIPRLGRGPLPEGVVEVPLDPMPVRRLYALWRTGAARRPAIGETVRTLRAHWPAVSARTPG, from the coding sequence ATGCTCGACCTCCAGCGCCTGCGCGCCCTGCACGCCGTCTCGGTGCACGGGACCGTCGGAGCGGCCGCCGTCGCGCTCGGCTACACGTCGTCGGCCGTGTCGCAGCAGATCGCCAAGCTGGAGCGGGAGACCAGGACCGTACTGCTGGAGCGTGAGGGGCGAGGTGTCCGGCTCACTGACGAGGCCTGGCAACTGGCCTCCACCGCGCAGAAGTTGCTGGCGATCGTGGAAGAGGCGGAGACCGAGCTGGAGGAGCGGCGCGGGGTGCCCGCGGGGCGGCTGACCGTGGCAGCGTTCGCGTCGGCGGCGCGGGGGCTCATGCCGCCCGTGCTGGCCGACCTGGCCCGGCGCCACCCGGCCCTCGACGCCCGGCTCAGCGAGATCGACCCGCACCTGTCCGTCGACCTGGTCGCCAAGGGCGCCGTCGACCTGGCCGTCGCACACGACTGGGACATCGCGCCGCTGCCCGCCCCGGCCGGGGTGGAGCAGGCGGTCATCGGGGACGACCTGTGCGACCTGCTCGTGCCCGCCGGGCACCCGTTCGCGGGGCGCGAGGCCGTACGGCGCTCCGAGCTGGGCGGCGAGCGGTGGATCTGCCAGCCGCCGGGCCGGGTGTGCCACGACTGGCTGCTGCGCACCCTGCGCGCCGCCGGGCACGAGCCGGACGTCGTCCACCAGGCCGACGAGAACCCCACGCTCGTCGCCCTCGTCGCGGCCGGCCTCGGTGTCGCGCTGATCCCGCGCCTGGGCCGCGGCCCGCTGCCCGAGGGGGTCGTCGAGGTGCCGCTGGACCCCATGCCCGTACGGCGGCTGTACGCGCTGTGGCGCACGGGTGCCGCTCGCCGTCCGGCGATCGGGGAGACGGTGCGTACCCTGCGCGCGCACTGGCCCGCGGTGTCGGCGCGCACGCCGGGCTGA
- a CDS encoding SpoIIE family protein phosphatase yields MPDTLGAERAEGLPFRDTSLAAARTVAAGAALTAAVLGAVGLIGWIWDIGVLKSVIPGQASSMKPNTTVGLLALGLSLFVLARGPVVPRTTAAARAGACVAALIGVLTLVEYATGRGLGIDELLFKDNTALVDTSAPGRMAPSTATGLLLGGAATWCASMPRLPAWASQVPGLAVLTLGMVRLYGFIYSAPQLDRLGGYTGVALHSALAMVLLGIAAFLTRPDEGLAGLVTNAGTTGALGRRLFTAVLVVPPLLGWAVLAGEDAGLYERRMATALLVCGHAVVFAAVGFASLTVGRRIELAHARAEWRVRQNQLLQEFVDHTPAVVFIKDLDGRFLAVNTRWEKSTGVSRERALGRRDQDVLPPLMARAVRAADQEMLARGTALQREELLHMAEEPRHYLTTLFPLNDPSGTPYAVCGVATDITERVMAQREVARTHRRFLALLESAPDATLITDGRGIIVMANAQVKPLFGHAPEELVGSSVHDLAPGPRRRRHERLLGAYLRCRRPEPMVVDRELYGLRGDGSEFPAEVSVSTLRSEQDTLVFLTVRDITERRQAEAERAERYEQQRRVAYTLQHSLMGVPPRLPYLPSAHRYLASVQDPGVGGDWFDIIPLDEHRTGVVIGDVMGRGLEAAAVMGQLRAAAHALARTGMPPGRLMTGLDAFVGDLAGQLVTCCYLVIDQDAGEITLCSAGHLPVIALPPDGPARRLRAPVDVPLGVGDAGGGAPYQATTLPLPPGSTLAVYTDGLVERPGTDIDTQIDLLARTLATALEDAPADPAALDRAADRLVTTLIGDTDAHDDDVTLLLIGLPDRTDVPRARPRASARGGTPGRTSS; encoded by the coding sequence GTGCCCGACACCCTTGGAGCGGAGCGGGCCGAGGGGCTGCCGTTCCGCGACACCAGCCTGGCCGCCGCCCGGACCGTCGCGGCGGGTGCCGCCCTGACGGCGGCCGTGCTGGGCGCGGTGGGTCTCATCGGGTGGATCTGGGACATCGGCGTCCTGAAGAGCGTGATCCCCGGCCAGGCGTCGTCGATGAAGCCGAACACGACGGTGGGCCTGCTGGCACTGGGTCTGTCCCTGTTCGTACTGGCCCGCGGCCCGGTGGTCCCGCGCACGACCGCGGCGGCCCGCGCCGGCGCCTGCGTGGCCGCTCTGATCGGCGTCCTCACCCTCGTCGAGTACGCCACCGGCAGGGGCCTGGGCATCGACGAGCTGCTGTTCAAGGACAACACCGCGCTGGTGGACACGTCGGCGCCGGGACGCATGGCGCCGAGCACGGCCACCGGCCTGCTGCTCGGGGGCGCCGCCACCTGGTGCGCGAGCATGCCCCGGCTGCCGGCCTGGGCGAGCCAGGTACCGGGGCTGGCCGTCCTCACCCTGGGCATGGTCCGCCTCTACGGATTCATCTACTCGGCGCCCCAGCTGGACCGGCTGGGCGGCTACACCGGCGTGGCCCTGCACAGCGCGCTGGCCATGGTGCTGCTGGGCATCGCGGCCTTCCTGACCCGGCCGGACGAGGGTCTGGCCGGGCTGGTGACGAACGCCGGAACCACGGGCGCGCTGGGCCGCCGGCTGTTCACCGCCGTCCTGGTGGTGCCGCCGCTGCTGGGCTGGGCGGTGCTGGCCGGCGAGGACGCGGGGCTGTACGAGAGGCGTATGGCCACCGCTCTGCTGGTGTGCGGCCACGCGGTCGTGTTCGCCGCGGTCGGCTTCGCCTCCCTGACCGTGGGACGCCGCATCGAACTGGCACACGCCCGCGCCGAGTGGCGGGTGCGGCAGAACCAACTGCTGCAGGAGTTCGTGGACCACACGCCCGCGGTGGTGTTCATCAAGGACCTGGACGGTCGTTTCCTGGCCGTCAACACGCGGTGGGAGAAGAGCACGGGCGTCTCCCGCGAGCGGGCACTGGGCCGCCGGGACCAGGACGTTCTGCCGCCCCTGATGGCGCGGGCCGTGCGCGCAGCGGACCAGGAGATGCTCGCCCGGGGCACGGCCCTGCAGCGCGAGGAGCTCCTGCACATGGCGGAGGAGCCGCGGCACTACCTGACGACGCTCTTCCCGCTCAACGATCCGTCCGGCACGCCCTACGCCGTGTGCGGGGTGGCCACCGACATCACCGAACGGGTCATGGCCCAGCGCGAGGTCGCGCGGACCCACCGGCGCTTCCTCGCGCTGCTGGAATCGGCTCCCGACGCCACCTTGATCACGGACGGCCGCGGCATCATCGTCATGGCCAACGCCCAGGTGAAGCCGCTGTTCGGCCATGCCCCGGAGGAGCTGGTCGGCAGCAGCGTCCACGACCTCGCGCCCGGCCCGCGCCGCCGGCGCCACGAGCGGCTGCTCGGCGCGTACCTGCGGTGCCGCCGGCCGGAGCCGATGGTCGTGGACCGGGAGCTGTACGGGCTGCGCGGCGACGGCAGCGAGTTCCCGGCCGAGGTGAGCGTCAGCACCCTGCGGTCCGAACAGGACACCCTGGTGTTCCTGACCGTGCGGGACATCACCGAGCGCAGACAGGCCGAGGCCGAACGCGCCGAGCGCTACGAGCAGCAGCGACGCGTCGCCTACACCCTCCAGCACAGCCTCATGGGCGTGCCGCCCCGGCTGCCCTACCTGCCCAGCGCCCACCGCTACCTGGCATCCGTCCAGGATCCCGGTGTCGGCGGCGACTGGTTCGACATCATTCCCCTGGACGAGCACCGCACCGGCGTCGTCATAGGCGACGTGATGGGCAGGGGCCTGGAGGCGGCGGCCGTCATGGGCCAGTTGCGTGCCGCCGCCCACGCCCTGGCCCGTACGGGCATGCCGCCCGGCCGTCTGATGACCGGACTGGACGCGTTCGTCGGCGACCTGGCGGGGCAGCTCGTCACCTGCTGCTATCTGGTGATCGACCAGGACGCGGGCGAGATCACCCTGTGCTCGGCCGGGCACCTGCCGGTGATCGCGCTGCCGCCCGACGGGCCCGCCCGCCGGCTGCGGGCGCCGGTCGACGTGCCGCTGGGCGTGGGCGACGCGGGCGGCGGCGCACCGTACCAGGCGACGACCCTGCCGCTGCCGCCGGGCAGCACGCTCGCCGTCTACACGGACGGGCTGGTCGAGAGGCCCGGCACCGACATCGACACCCAGATCGACCTCCTCGCCCGCACGCTCGCCACCGCGCTGGAGGACGCTCCCGCCGATCCGGCCGCCCTCGACCGGGCCGCGGACCGGCTGGTCACCACGCTCATCGGGGACACGGACGCCCACGACGACGACGTGACGCTGCTCCTGATCGGCCTGCCGGACCGGACGGACGTTCCCCGGGCGCGCCCGCGCGCGAGCGCCCGCGGCGGCACGCCCGGACGCACCTCGTCCTGA
- a CDS encoding Gfo/Idh/MocA family oxidoreductase yields MTRKTVRIAMNGVTGRMGYRQHLVRSILALREQGGLDLGDGTVLWPEPILLGRREHALVALAERHGLEYWSTDLDAVLADPTVDIYFDSQVTSAREEAIKKAIAAGKHIYTEKPTATGLDGALELARLAHAQGVKHGVVQDKIFLPGLLKLKRLIDGGFFGRILSVRGEFGYWVFEGDWQEAQRPSWNYRAEDGGGIVVDMFPHWEYVLHELFGRVKSVQALTATHIPQRWDENGKPYDATADDAAYGIFELEGGAIAQINSSWAVRVNRDELVEFQVDGTEGSAVAGLRNCRVQHRSATPKPVWNPDIPATEVFRDQWQEVPDNQEFDNGFKAQWELFLKHVYADAPYHWDLLAGARGVQLAELGLRSSAEGRRIDVPEVAL; encoded by the coding sequence GTGACACGCAAGACGGTGCGGATCGCCATGAACGGTGTGACCGGGCGCATGGGCTACCGCCAGCACCTGGTCCGGTCGATCCTCGCCCTGCGCGAGCAGGGCGGACTCGACCTCGGTGACGGCACGGTGCTGTGGCCGGAGCCGATCCTGCTCGGCCGCCGCGAGCACGCGCTCGTGGCACTCGCCGAGAGGCACGGCCTGGAGTACTGGTCGACGGATCTGGACGCGGTACTCGCCGACCCGACCGTCGACATCTACTTCGACTCCCAGGTCACCTCCGCCCGCGAGGAGGCCATCAAGAAGGCGATCGCCGCGGGCAAGCACATCTACACGGAGAAGCCCACCGCCACCGGCCTCGACGGCGCCCTGGAGCTCGCCCGCCTCGCCCACGCCCAGGGCGTCAAGCACGGCGTCGTCCAGGACAAGATCTTCCTGCCCGGCCTGCTCAAGCTGAAGCGGCTCATCGACGGCGGCTTCTTCGGCCGCATCCTGTCCGTCCGCGGCGAGTTCGGCTACTGGGTCTTCGAGGGCGACTGGCAGGAGGCCCAGCGCCCCTCCTGGAACTACCGCGCCGAGGACGGCGGCGGCATCGTCGTCGACATGTTCCCGCACTGGGAGTACGTCCTCCACGAGCTCTTCGGCCGGGTGAAGTCCGTCCAGGCCCTCACCGCCACCCACATCCCCCAGCGCTGGGACGAGAACGGCAAGCCCTACGACGCCACCGCCGACGACGCCGCCTACGGCATCTTCGAACTCGAGGGTGGCGCCATCGCCCAGATCAACTCGTCCTGGGCGGTCCGCGTCAACCGCGACGAACTCGTCGAGTTCCAGGTCGACGGCACCGAGGGCTCGGCCGTCGCGGGCCTGCGCAACTGCCGCGTCCAGCACCGCTCCGCCACCCCCAAGCCGGTCTGGAACCCCGACATCCCCGCCACCGAGGTCTTCCGCGACCAGTGGCAGGAGGTCCCGGACAACCAGGAATTCGACAACGGCTTCAAGGCCCAGTGGGAACTCTTCCTCAAGCACGTCTACGCCGACGCCCCCTACCACTGGGACCTCCTCGCCGGCGCCCGCGGTGTCCAGCTCGCCGAGCTGGGCCTGAGGTCCTCGGCCGAGGGCCGCCGCATCGACGTACCGGAGGTCGCGCTGTGA
- a CDS encoding EamA family transporter — MRPSHVLLAVLVAAVWGVNFTVIDIGLAHFPPLLFSALRFLAAALPAVFFVGRPKVAWKWIVAVGLVLGVAKFGLLFVGMDEGMPAGLSSLVLQIQAVFTALFAFVVLGERPSRTRLLGMAVALAGIGVAAVDEGTSGPLGAFALVITAAACWGVSNVLTRKAAPPDALNFMVWVSTVPVLPLLGLSLLREGPSQDLAALRALDWQGAGTVVYVAWITTVCGFGAWGLLLRRYPASTVAPFSLLVPVFGMSSAALFLGESVSPLRWCAAALLVGGVALTSLAPGRVQEADAPAREPAVEPA, encoded by the coding sequence ATGCGACCTTCCCACGTCCTTCTCGCCGTCCTCGTCGCCGCCGTCTGGGGCGTCAACTTCACCGTCATCGACATCGGGCTCGCCCACTTCCCGCCGCTGCTGTTCTCCGCCCTGCGCTTCCTGGCGGCCGCGCTGCCCGCCGTGTTCTTCGTGGGGCGGCCGAAGGTGGCGTGGAAGTGGATCGTGGCGGTGGGCCTGGTCCTCGGAGTGGCCAAGTTCGGCCTGCTGTTCGTCGGCATGGACGAGGGGATGCCGGCCGGGTTGTCCTCGCTGGTGCTGCAGATCCAGGCGGTGTTCACGGCCCTGTTCGCGTTCGTGGTGCTGGGCGAACGCCCCTCGCGCACACGGCTGCTGGGCATGGCGGTGGCCCTCGCGGGGATCGGCGTGGCGGCCGTGGACGAGGGGACGTCGGGCCCGCTGGGCGCGTTCGCGCTGGTGATCACAGCGGCCGCCTGCTGGGGCGTCTCGAACGTCCTCACCCGCAAAGCGGCACCGCCCGACGCCCTGAACTTCATGGTGTGGGTGAGCACCGTCCCCGTCCTGCCGCTGCTCGGCCTGTCGCTGCTGAGGGAGGGCCCGTCCCAGGACCTGGCCGCCCTGCGCGCCCTGGACTGGCAGGGCGCGGGCACGGTCGTCTACGTCGCCTGGATCACCACGGTGTGCGGCTTCGGCGCGTGGGGGCTGCTGCTGCGCCGCTACCCGGCGTCCACGGTCGCGCCGTTCTCGCTGCTCGTCCCGGTCTTCGGGATGTCGTCGGCGGCGCTGTTCCTCGGCGAGTCGGTGAGCCCGCTGCGGTGGTGCGCGGCGGCGCTGCTCGTCGGCGGGGTGGCGCTGACCTCCCTGGCGCCCGGCAGGGTCCAGGAAGCGGACGCTCCGGCGCGCGAGCCGGCCGTCGAGCCAGCATGA
- a CDS encoding sugar phosphate isomerase/epimerase family protein has protein sequence MTVKQLSLPELADACLELGVPGVGLWREPVQAYGVEAAAKLVRDAGLAVTTLCRGGFLTALDPAERARALDDNRRAVDEAATLGTDTLVLVSGGLPPGSKDLRGARERIADALAELGSYAEEHGVKLAIEPLHPMYAADRCVVSTLAQALDLAERFPAHQVGVTVDTYHIWWDDTAPDQIARAGASGRIHTFQLADWTTPLPEGVLNGRGQIGDGAIDMREWKAYVEAAGYTGPIEVELFNDGLWARDGREVLAETAARFVQHTEESR, from the coding sequence ATGACCGTGAAGCAGCTGTCGCTTCCCGAACTCGCCGACGCCTGCCTGGAGTTGGGCGTGCCGGGCGTGGGCCTGTGGCGGGAGCCGGTCCAGGCGTACGGCGTCGAGGCGGCGGCGAAACTGGTCCGCGACGCGGGCCTGGCCGTCACGACCCTGTGCCGGGGCGGCTTCCTCACGGCCCTCGACCCCGCCGAGCGGGCGCGGGCACTCGACGACAACCGCAGGGCGGTCGACGAGGCCGCGACGCTCGGCACGGACACCCTGGTCCTCGTCTCCGGCGGCCTGCCGCCCGGCTCGAAGGACCTGCGCGGCGCCCGGGAGCGGATCGCCGACGCCCTGGCCGAACTGGGCTCGTACGCGGAGGAGCACGGCGTGAAGCTCGCCATCGAGCCGCTCCACCCCATGTACGCCGCCGACCGCTGCGTGGTCTCCACCCTCGCCCAGGCCCTCGACCTCGCGGAACGCTTCCCCGCCCACCAGGTCGGCGTCACGGTGGACACCTACCACATCTGGTGGGACGACACCGCCCCCGACCAGATCGCCCGCGCCGGCGCGAGCGGCCGTATCCACACCTTCCAGCTCGCCGACTGGACCACCCCGCTCCCCGAGGGCGTCCTCAACGGGCGGGGCCAGATCGGCGACGGCGCGATCGACATGCGCGAGTGGAAGGCGTACGTGGAGGCGGCCGGCTACACCGGCCCGATCGAAGTGGAACTGTTCAACGACGGCTTGTGGGCCCGGGACGGACGGGAAGTGCTCGCGGA
- a CDS encoding LacI family DNA-binding transcriptional regulator — translation MTVTLADVAARAQVSPATVSRVLNGNYPVAASTRERVLKAVDELDYVLNGPASALAAATSDLVGILVNDIADPFFGIMAGAIQSEIGGPWGSPLDRSSSEVLGGGRAGGERLAVVCNTGGSPERELTYLTLLQRQRAAAVVLTGGAVENQPHAAAVSAKLRKLADAGTRVVLCGRPPAPDTQAIALTFDNRGGARQLTEHLIGLGHRRLGYITGPEERTTTRHRLEGHREAMAAAGLEEDPRWTVHGRYDRRSGYEATLELLRRDPALTAVVAANDSVALGACAALRESGLRIPHDVSVAGFDDLPFSIDAVPSLTTVRLPLAEAGARAGRIATGREEPPPGGIATVRGELMVRGSSGVPRP, via the coding sequence ATGACGGTGACCCTGGCGGACGTGGCGGCCCGCGCGCAGGTCTCGCCCGCGACGGTGTCGCGCGTGCTGAACGGGAACTACCCGGTGGCCGCCTCCACCCGGGAGCGGGTACTGAAGGCCGTGGACGAGCTGGACTACGTGCTCAACGGTCCCGCGAGCGCGCTCGCCGCCGCGACCTCCGACCTGGTCGGCATCCTGGTGAACGACATCGCCGACCCCTTCTTCGGGATCATGGCGGGCGCGATCCAGTCGGAGATCGGCGGCCCATGGGGGTCCCCCCTGGACCGGAGCTCGTCGGAGGTCCTCGGGGGAGGCCGGGCGGGCGGGGAGCGTCTGGCGGTGGTCTGCAACACGGGCGGCTCACCCGAGCGCGAACTGACCTACCTGACGCTGCTGCAGCGCCAGCGGGCGGCGGCCGTGGTGCTGACCGGCGGGGCCGTGGAGAACCAGCCGCACGCGGCGGCGGTCTCGGCGAAGCTGCGCAAGCTGGCGGACGCCGGGACACGGGTCGTGCTGTGCGGGCGGCCGCCGGCTCCGGACACCCAGGCGATCGCGCTGACCTTCGACAACCGGGGCGGCGCACGACAGCTGACCGAACACCTGATCGGCCTTGGTCATCGGCGCCTCGGCTACATCACGGGCCCCGAGGAACGCACGACGACCCGCCACCGTCTGGAGGGGCACCGGGAGGCCATGGCGGCGGCGGGCCTGGAGGAGGACCCGCGCTGGACGGTGCACGGGCGCTACGACCGCCGGTCCGGCTACGAGGCGACGCTGGAACTGCTGCGCCGGGATCCGGCGCTGACCGCCGTCGTCGCCGCGAACGACTCGGTGGCGCTCGGCGCGTGCGCCGCGCTGCGGGAGTCCGGTCTGCGCATCCCCCACGACGTCTCGGTGGCCGGCTTCGACGACCTCCCGTTCAGCATCGACGCGGTGCCCTCCCTGACGACGGTGCGGCTGCCGCTGGCGGAGGCGGGAGCGCGCGCGGGCCGTATCGCGACGGGCCGCGAGGAACCGCCGCCCGGGGGGATCGCGACGGTCCGGGGGGAACTGATGGTGCGGGGCTCCTCGGGCGTGCCACGGCCCTGA